The Micromonospora krabiensis genome window below encodes:
- a CDS encoding GNAT family N-acetyltransferase codes for MTDARTLTVRPGGPDDAAHVLRLLDSATAWLVARGRTGQWGTAPASTDPRRIAQADAWATSGGLWLAELGEHPVGALVVGTATAYVPAATEPEVFVNLLVTDRAYAGRSIGGRLLAHAADLARERGVGLLRVDCYAGDDGALVRWYERQGFTRTDPFTVDRPGREPWPGQVLTRRLD; via the coding sequence ATGACGGACGCACGAACCCTGACCGTACGGCCCGGCGGCCCGGACGACGCCGCCCACGTCCTGCGCCTGCTCGACTCCGCAACGGCGTGGCTGGTGGCCCGGGGCCGCACCGGGCAGTGGGGCACCGCGCCGGCCTCGACCGACCCGCGCCGGATCGCCCAGGCCGACGCGTGGGCCACCTCGGGCGGGCTCTGGCTGGCGGAGCTGGGCGAACACCCGGTCGGCGCGCTGGTGGTCGGTACGGCCACCGCGTACGTCCCGGCCGCCACCGAACCGGAGGTGTTCGTGAACCTGCTGGTCACCGACCGGGCGTACGCCGGTCGGTCGATCGGAGGGCGGCTGCTCGCGCACGCCGCGGACCTGGCCCGCGAGCGGGGCGTCGGTCTGCTCCGGGTGGACTGTTACGCCGGTGACGACGGCGCCCTGGTCCGGTGGTACGAGCGGCAGGGCTTCACCCGCACCGACCCGTTCACCGTCGACCGTCCCGGCCGCGAGCCCTGGCCCGGGCAGGTGCTCACCCGCCGGCTGGACTGA
- a CDS encoding UBP-type zinc finger domain-containing protein: protein MSCEHLTEAGTVEPRTTGECPDCVAIGSTDWVHLRACLTCGHVGCCDSSPNRHATKHFEQTGHPVMRSIEPGETWRWCFVDEEIG, encoded by the coding sequence ATGAGCTGTGAGCACCTGACCGAGGCCGGGACGGTCGAGCCGCGTACCACCGGGGAGTGCCCCGACTGCGTGGCGATCGGCAGCACCGACTGGGTGCACCTGCGCGCCTGCCTGACGTGCGGGCACGTGGGCTGCTGCGACTCCTCGCCGAACCGGCACGCGACGAAGCACTTCGAGCAGACCGGGCACCCCGTGATGCGCTCGATCGAGCCGGGGGAGACCTGGCGCTGGTGCTTCGTGGACGAGGAGATCGGCTGA
- a CDS encoding Na+/H+ antiporter, whose amino-acid sequence MEGLFEIVVFLAVATLGAALARKLGLLAPIVLVVVGLLLSFVPGFPHVRLDPEMVLVGILPPLLYIAALETSVPAFRHNLRPILLLAVGLVLFTAVVVGLVLHLLLPAVPFAACLALGAVLAPPDAVAATAVARRIGLPRRVVTILEGESLLNDATALVLFRVATLAAVGSAVGVVDVSIEVLRSAGGGIVVGALGALIFGFVHKRISDPLLDNALSLIIPFAVVFAAEEIHASGVVAVVVTGLALGHRLPVLLSAASRLQVAAVWRLVRFLLEGLVFLLVGLQLPDVLEDLDEPAGRIVGVTAAVLGAVFLTRFVWLFPATYLTRLVPRLRMRERKPAKFPLVIGWAGMRGVVTLAAALALPLTLADDAPYPRALFIWLAFAVIVFTLVGQGATLPTVARRLKLPPDDPVQDALSAAGVQQQASRAAQERLDALADTAPAPVVERLRRGVEDRTNLAWERLGGSERETPSQAYGRLRQEMIDAEREVFRAARDSGRIPEEVLVRAYRDLDLEESLLRREIR is encoded by the coding sequence ATGGAGGGACTCTTCGAGATCGTCGTCTTCCTGGCGGTCGCGACGCTCGGCGCGGCGCTGGCCCGCAAGCTGGGCCTGCTGGCGCCGATCGTGCTGGTGGTCGTGGGGCTGCTGCTCTCCTTCGTCCCGGGCTTCCCGCACGTCCGGCTCGACCCCGAGATGGTGCTCGTCGGGATCCTGCCGCCGCTGCTCTACATCGCCGCGCTGGAGACGTCCGTGCCGGCGTTCCGGCACAACCTACGGCCGATCCTGCTGCTCGCCGTGGGCCTGGTGCTGTTCACGGCGGTCGTGGTCGGCCTGGTCCTGCACCTGCTCCTGCCGGCGGTCCCGTTCGCGGCCTGTCTCGCCCTCGGCGCGGTGCTCGCGCCGCCGGACGCGGTCGCCGCGACGGCGGTGGCCCGGCGGATCGGGCTGCCCCGACGCGTGGTGACCATCCTGGAGGGCGAGAGCCTGCTCAACGACGCCACCGCGCTGGTGCTGTTCCGGGTCGCCACGCTGGCCGCCGTCGGATCGGCCGTCGGCGTGGTCGACGTGAGCATCGAGGTGCTGCGCTCCGCGGGCGGCGGAATCGTCGTCGGCGCGCTGGGCGCGCTGATCTTCGGGTTCGTGCACAAGCGGATCAGCGACCCGCTGCTCGACAACGCGCTGTCGCTGATCATCCCGTTCGCCGTGGTGTTCGCGGCCGAGGAGATCCACGCCTCCGGAGTCGTCGCGGTGGTGGTCACCGGCCTCGCGCTGGGCCACCGGTTGCCGGTGCTGCTGTCGGCCGCGTCCCGACTCCAGGTCGCCGCGGTCTGGCGGCTGGTGCGGTTCCTGCTCGAAGGGCTGGTCTTCCTGCTGGTCGGGCTCCAGCTCCCGGACGTGCTGGAGGACCTCGACGAGCCCGCCGGCCGGATCGTCGGCGTCACCGCGGCGGTGCTCGGCGCCGTGTTCCTCACCCGCTTCGTCTGGCTGTTCCCGGCGACCTACCTGACCCGGCTGGTGCCCCGGCTGCGGATGCGGGAGCGGAAGCCGGCGAAGTTCCCCCTCGTCATCGGTTGGGCGGGCATGCGGGGCGTCGTGACGCTCGCCGCCGCGCTCGCCCTCCCGCTCACCCTGGCCGACGACGCGCCCTACCCGCGGGCGCTGTTCATCTGGCTGGCCTTCGCCGTGATCGTGTTCACGCTGGTCGGCCAGGGCGCCACCCTGCCGACCGTGGCCCGGCGGCTCAAGCTGCCCCCGGACGACCCGGTGCAGGACGCGCTCTCCGCCGCCGGGGTGCAGCAGCAGGCGAGCCGCGCGGCCCAGGAGCGCCTCGACGCGCTGGCCGACACCGCGCCCGCGCCCGTGGTGGAGCGGCTGCGCCGGGGCGTGGAGGACCGCACCAACCTGGCCTGGGAACGGCTGGGCGGCAGCGAGCGGGAGACTCCCTCGCAGGCGTACGGTCGGTTGCGGCAGGAGATGATCGACGCTGAGCGGGAGGTGTTCCGTGCCGCCCGCGACTCCGGCCGGATTCCCGAGGAGGTGCTGGTGCGCGCCTATCGTGACCTGGACCTGGAGGAATCGTTGCTGCGACGGGAGATTCGATGA
- a CDS encoding TIGR03885 family FMN-dependent LLM class oxidoreductase, producing the protein MTVFAFHASHEQIHPRALLDAVVHAERAGFDAAMCSDHFAPWSARQGHSGFAWSWLGAALQATTLSFGVVNAPGQRYHPAVIAQAIGTLAAMYPGRFWAALGTGEASNEHITGDGWPRKDVRNARLRECVDVIRALLAGEEVSHDGLVRVDRARLWSRPDEPPALVGAAVSVATARWCAEWADGLITVNAPVDHLRRMIDAYRDAGGRGPLHLQVHLSWAPDQAEAEAVAYDQWRSNVFAPPVCWDLETPEHFDAVSADVPPERVARVVNISSDLGRHVGWLEEYAALGFDQIALHHVGQEQRAFVDTFGAEVLPKLRAAR; encoded by the coding sequence ATGACGGTGTTCGCCTTCCACGCGTCCCACGAGCAGATCCACCCCCGCGCCCTGCTGGACGCGGTGGTCCACGCCGAGCGGGCCGGCTTCGACGCGGCCATGTGCTCGGACCACTTCGCGCCGTGGAGCGCACGGCAGGGCCACTCCGGCTTCGCCTGGTCGTGGCTGGGCGCCGCGCTCCAGGCCACCACGCTGTCGTTCGGGGTGGTCAACGCGCCCGGCCAGCGCTACCACCCGGCGGTGATCGCCCAGGCCATCGGGACGCTCGCCGCCATGTACCCGGGGCGCTTCTGGGCCGCCCTGGGCACCGGGGAGGCGTCCAACGAGCACATCACCGGCGACGGGTGGCCCCGCAAGGACGTCCGCAACGCCCGGCTGCGCGAGTGCGTCGACGTGATCCGGGCGCTGCTGGCCGGCGAGGAGGTCAGCCACGACGGGCTGGTCCGCGTCGACCGCGCCCGGCTGTGGAGCCGGCCCGACGAGCCGCCCGCGCTGGTCGGCGCCGCGGTGAGCGTGGCCACGGCCCGCTGGTGCGCCGAGTGGGCCGACGGCCTGATCACCGTCAACGCGCCCGTGGACCACCTGCGCCGGATGATCGACGCCTACCGGGACGCCGGCGGGCGCGGGCCGCTGCACCTGCAGGTCCACCTGAGCTGGGCACCGGACCAGGCCGAGGCCGAGGCGGTCGCGTACGACCAGTGGCGCAGCAACGTCTTCGCCCCGCCGGTCTGCTGGGACCTGGAGACCCCCGAGCACTTCGACGCCGTCTCCGCCGACGTGCCGCCCGAGCGGGTCGCTCGGGTGGTCAACATCTCGTCCGACCTGGGACGGCACGTCGGGTGGCTGGAGGAGTACGCGGCGCTGGGCTTCGACCAGATCGCCCTGCACCACGTCGGGCAGGAGCAGCGCGCGTTCGTCGACACGTTCGGCGCCGAGGTGCTGCCGAAGCTGCGCGCCGCCCGGTGA
- a CDS encoding NADP-dependent succinic semialdehyde dehydrogenase: protein MSIATTNPATGQVLKTYDPMSEEQIDAAIGRADDAFHQLRGTTVDQRAGWMYAAADLLDAERDEIARIMTTEMGKTYASAKAEVTKCATAARFYADHAAEFLADEPADAAAVNAGQAFVRHQPIGPVLAVMPWNFPLWQVLRFAAPALMAGNTGLLKHASNVPQTALLLEDVFRRAGFPEGAFTTLLVGSDAVDQILSDPRVRAATLTGSEGAGRSIAQIAGRELKKTVLELGGSDPFVVMPSADLDRAAEVATTARCQNNGQSCIAAKRFIVHTDVFDEFAEKFAANMAALRVGDPMDERTDVGPLATERGRDEINEQVRDAIDRGATVLVGGEQPTGDGWWYPPTVVTDLTPEMRMWREEVFGPVAGLYRVESYDEAIEVANGTSYGLGSNAWTRDPEEQRRFATDLDAGNVFINGMTTSFPELPFGGVKNSGYGRELSAMGMREFCNTKTVWVGGDGGGAIGTAGAHAE, encoded by the coding sequence ATGTCCATCGCCACCACCAACCCCGCCACCGGACAGGTGCTCAAGACGTACGACCCGATGTCCGAGGAGCAGATCGACGCCGCGATCGGCCGGGCCGACGACGCCTTCCACCAGTTGCGCGGCACCACCGTCGACCAGCGGGCCGGCTGGATGTACGCGGCGGCGGACCTGCTCGACGCCGAGCGGGACGAGATCGCCCGGATCATGACCACCGAGATGGGCAAGACGTACGCCTCGGCGAAGGCCGAGGTCACCAAGTGCGCCACCGCGGCCCGGTTCTACGCCGACCACGCGGCCGAGTTCCTGGCCGACGAGCCGGCCGACGCCGCCGCCGTCAACGCGGGCCAGGCGTTCGTCCGCCACCAGCCGATCGGCCCGGTGCTGGCGGTGATGCCGTGGAACTTCCCGCTCTGGCAGGTGCTGCGGTTCGCCGCGCCGGCGCTGATGGCCGGCAACACCGGCCTGCTCAAACACGCCTCGAACGTGCCGCAGACGGCCCTGCTGCTGGAGGACGTGTTCCGCCGGGCCGGCTTCCCCGAGGGCGCGTTCACCACCCTGCTGGTCGGCTCGGACGCCGTCGACCAGATCCTCAGCGACCCCCGGGTCCGCGCGGCCACCCTGACCGGCAGCGAGGGCGCGGGCCGGTCCATCGCGCAGATCGCCGGCCGGGAGCTGAAGAAGACGGTGCTGGAGCTGGGCGGCAGCGACCCGTTCGTGGTGATGCCCTCGGCCGACCTGGACCGGGCGGCCGAGGTGGCCACGACGGCGCGCTGCCAGAACAACGGCCAGTCCTGCATCGCCGCGAAGCGGTTCATCGTGCACACCGACGTGTTCGACGAGTTCGCGGAGAAGTTCGCCGCGAACATGGCGGCGCTGCGCGTCGGTGACCCGATGGACGAGCGGACCGACGTGGGACCGCTGGCCACCGAGCGGGGGCGGGACGAGATCAACGAGCAGGTCCGCGACGCCATCGACAGGGGCGCCACGGTCCTCGTCGGCGGCGAGCAGCCGACCGGCGACGGCTGGTGGTACCCGCCGACCGTCGTCACCGACCTCACGCCGGAGATGCGGATGTGGCGCGAGGAGGTCTTCGGCCCGGTCGCCGGCCTCTACCGGGTGGAGTCGTACGACGAGGCGATCGAGGTGGCCAACGGCACGAGCTACGGCCTCGGCTCGAACGCGTGGACCCGCGACCCGGAGGAGCAGCGGCGCTTCGCCACCGACCTGGACGCCGGCAACGTCTTCATCAACGGCATGACGACCTCCTTCCCGGAGCTGCCGTTCGGCGGCGTGAAGAACTCCGGCTACGGCCGGGAGCTGTCGGCGATGGGCATGCGCGAGTTCTGCAACACCAAGACCGTCTGGGTGGGTGGCGACGGCGGCGGCGCGATCGGGACGGCCGGCGCACACGCGGAGTGA
- a CDS encoding DUF6343 family protein, which translates to MTRSQPRRARGTVGHAYSALNLRLALATFGLVIMVIFAVLAFWAAVTWLGVVCTVLALVAVVDLVIIQRRRAARRREEPGVRHSLFE; encoded by the coding sequence ATGACGAGATCGCAGCCCCGGCGTGCCCGCGGCACGGTCGGCCACGCCTACAGCGCGTTGAACCTCCGGCTCGCGCTCGCCACCTTCGGGCTGGTGATCATGGTGATCTTCGCGGTGCTGGCGTTCTGGGCGGCGGTCACCTGGCTGGGCGTCGTCTGCACCGTGCTCGCGCTCGTCGCCGTGGTGGACCTGGTCATCATCCAGCGTCGCCGCGCCGCCCGCCGCCGCGAGGAGCCGGGCGTACGGCACTCGCTGTTCGAGTGA